The Gammaproteobacteria bacterium genome includes the window GTCGTCTTTGGTGGAACTCAAAAAGGCGCTTCAGCAAGCTGAAGCAAAGTTGAAAACCCTTCGCCAATACCATTTCCAGTACAGTAACAGCGTAGCCAAACCAAGCAATGCGTTGTTGTCGGCAGGACTGTTGGTTGAACACCATCGTTTTTTGGTCAACTTGGAAAAAAGCATCACGACGCAAGAGCAGCAGATTATGGCCTTGAAACAAAAGGTTGAGGAGGCACAAGCGGTTTATACACAGCGCAAGGTGGAACGGAGGGCCGTCGAAAAGGCGCAGGAAAGGCTGCTGGTCAAAGCCGAGGCCAAAATGCGTCGTGATGAACAAAAAATGCAGGACGAGCTTTCACAGAAATCGACTAATCAAAGCCTATTCAGGAAACTCCTTTCCTAAGAATAAAACCAGTTGTGCGTATTTGCTAAAACGTGCCAGGATAGGCTACTACTATATAGGTAGGTTTTGAAAAAGGAGAAGCACCGCATGTCAATAGAAACGATAAGAGATGGCGACACCCTGACCATTAAAATTGTTGGCCGGTTCGATTTCAGCGTGCATCAAAGCTTCCGGTTGGCATATGAAGATGTGCGACCGGAACCAGCACGTTATGTACTTGATTTGAAAGAAACAAATTATCTGGACTCGTCAGCATTGGGCATGTTGTTGTTATTGCGGGATTATGCGGGAGGGGACGCCGCAGACATCACGCTCCTAAATCCGAATGAGGAGGTCCAGAAGATTCTAAAAATTTCCAATTTCGAGAAACTGTTCAAAATCGCCTAGGAAACGCTTGTGGCCAAACAGCCACTCATACTTGTCGCCGACGATAGTAATTCGGAAAGAATACTGCTGGCGGCCCTGTTGCGCCGCCAGTCGTATCAAGTCATTGAAGCTGCCGACGGTTTGGAGGCGGTGAGGCTATTCAAAAAACATCCTGTCGATATCGTCCTGCTGGATGCCATCATGCCCACTATGGATGGTTTTACTGCCGCGGAGCAAATCAAACAACTCGCTGGCAAAGAGGAGCGCTTTGTGCCAGTGGTTTTCGTGACATCACTGTCCGACACAGAATCGCTGGTGAAATGTCTGGAAGTTGGTGGCGATGACTTTTTGGTCAAGCCTTATAACCAGATCATTTTGCGTGCCAAGATTGAGGCCTTTATGCGTATGCAGGAGTTATATCGGACAGTAAAAGTGCAAAAAAATCGCATACAGCAAATGCGTGATGCTTTGCTTGAGGAGCAACGTCAGGCACGAAAGATTTTTGACAATATCGCGCATCGCGGCTGTTTAAGTAGTAAAACGATCCGGTTCAACTTGTCGCCACTCTCCATTTTTAATGGTGACGTGTTGTTGACAGCATTGAAGCCGCAGGGAGGCATGCATGTGTTTATGGGGGACTTTACCGGTCATGGCTTACCTGCCGCTATGGGGGCTTTGCCTGTGTCTCAGATTTTCTACGGCATGACGCAGAAAGGCTTCGCGTTGGAGGAAATTTTACGTGAGATCAACGTACGTTTGAGACAAATTTTACCAACCGAGTTTTTTTGTTGTGCCGTGGCGGTGGATTTGGATTTCTCCGAACAAGCGGCGCGCATTTGGAACGGTGGCTTGCCGCCTGCTTTGCATTACAGTGTTGGCAAAGAAGCCGGCCGTGTGGCGCAAATTCAGTCTCAGCACTTGCCTCTCGGTATTCTGGATAACGACAAGTTCTCTCCGGATATGCAGATAATTCATTTTTCGAGAGCAGACAGATTGCTTATTTTTTCAGATGGTGTGATCGAAAGCTCGAACGATGATAATGAATTTTACGGTTTGGAGCGGCTAATCACATTGGTTCGAGAAAGCGCGCCCTCGGATAACGTCGTCAAGGCATTGAAAAAAGATTTGGAGCACCATGTCAAGAAGGCCGGGTATTCGGATGATGTCAGCTTTATTGAACTGTTGGGAGAGTCGCCTGTTGATGTCCACGAATATGACAGTGCCAGCCAGTCGGGTATTGTGGAGCCTGTCGCTTGGGATGCGACTTATACTTTCTACCATACGGCGGTACAAGCCATCGATCCCTTGCCTTTTGTTTTGCAGCCATTGATGGAAGTGGCGGGTTTGCAGAAGTTAAGAGGACGGATCTATTCGGTGTTAAGTGAGATGTATAACAACGCCTTAGAACACGGCTTGCTTGCACTGTCATCGGAACTTAAACGGAGTGCGGCGGGATTCACTCAATATTACAATGAAAAGTCGAAGCGACTAAAACAACTGGATGGATCACATAAAATTACCGTGGATGTGAAGTTGCGCGCGGAAGGGACGCGCGGTGAGCTTGTGTTGTCAGTGCGTGACACAGGGCCGGGTTTTGATGTGGCCAACACGTTAAGCCAGCTTGACCAACTTGGATACAGTGGCAGAGGCTTGGCGTTGCTTAATCAACTTTGCGATGAAGTGGAGTTTAATGACAGTGGGCGGTGTACCGCTGTGACCATGCGTTGGCACTAGACCGGTTCGGGGAGGAGGAAGAATGAGTATACCAGGCGATATCGTTGATTTGGAGGCGCTTCAAGAGTTGTCCACGCTGCTCGAAGATGAGTTTTTGGCGTTACTCTCTGCTTACCGAACGGATGCATTGCAGCATATTGATGGGATGAAGGCGGCGTTGGTAGAACGAGAAGCGACCAAACTGCGGAACCATGCGCATTCCTTGAAAGGGTCGAGTGCAAATGTGTATGCACGCTCTCTGGCTGCGTGCTGCGAAACACTGGAGCACGATGCTTTGGCGGGCAATTTGGATCAAGCTGCGTCACAGATCCAGGAAATTGAACAAAAGCTCCATACTGTTTTGGATGTATTCAAGAACAATGGGTGGCTTTAGTCACAATTTTTAATGTTCGCTGCAACAGATCAAAAGGTAATGGATACGGAAAGTTTTGGAATTCGTGCCTAACGATACGTGCCAAAAGTGGTGCAAACATTAGGCCGTGGCTCCCCAATCCACCGATAAGCCAAACATCGTCCTTTGCTGGTTCATACAAGCGAATCAGGGCTGGCAATCGCCCACGCGCCATCATACGAACCGAGGCACGTGACATTTCCCAGCACAAGGCCTCAGGCCGACAGCCCAATGCCTTTGCTAGCCTTTGCCGATTGAGCTGAGAATCATTTGGGTTGGACCATGGATGTGAGTGCTTGGGGTCGAATGTGGCCCCCGACAGCAAGGTGTAGCGTTCATCAACCTTATTGTTGTTTGTTAATGAAATAAAGTAACCATTGTCTTGGCACATGGCTGGAACCGAGATCGGCCTATCCGACGAAAATACGTCGATTTGGCCGCGTACTGCTTGCCATGCAACGTGTGGCGCGAATTGCTTTGCGGCAGCACCAACACAAAGCACTACAGCATCGAATTGGGATGCCAGCGAGCTTAAACCTTTAGGGGGTACATTTTTGACATGGTATTCGTAATTCGGGTGTTTGCGAAGCCTCGCTTGTAGCCACTCTAATAGCGTTTTAGGAAAGATGCGCCACGCCCGTTCAAACCAGAGACGATTTGGCATGCGCTCATCTATGGATAGCCATTGTGGATCAAGAAACATTTTGGTGAGCGTGCCTTCGTCCAGTGGACGACGTTGTTGTTGGTAGGGGAGCCGTGTCAAAATGGCCAAGTTATCTGGCAATTCGGAATAGTACGTGGCGGCATAGGCAAAGCTATGGATATGCCAGAGCATGTTCAGAGACCATGTTCGCTCGAGCCTAGGCACGACGAGTCCGGCTGGATTGGCGCTCGCACAAATAGCTCGATGTTTGGGGCCAAAGTGGGTGACCGAGTGTCCTGCGCTGGTTAACTCATGGGCAACTAAGGTGCCCGCAATGCCATTGCCAACCACCGCGATATGTTTTAGGGGAGGGGGATGGCATTTTTGTTCGTGCACGACAGGGGTGGATAGTCGCGCGACCAACATTTCGCGTTTTTGCCCAAAACCATTGCGTTTTTCAACATAAAACCCGGCTTGGATAAGGGCTCGTCTGACGGAACCTGCTGCGGTAAATGTGCTGTAACGTGCTCCATTTGCCGAAAGCATTGCCATTTTGGCAAATAATTCGGGCGTCCATAAGTCAGGATTTTTGTTGGGGGCGAAGCCATCGTGATACCATACGTCAACAACTAGACGCCTTTCCTCGGCGAAGTCGGTGAGGGCATCCATTGCGTCCATCTGAACCAGAAAAAGATCAATGTGTTTGTTGCCGTAGCGTAACGGGATATGGTAGCGGCCAGGGGCTCTGGGGGGGAGCAGGGAAAGCCATGGTTCGTGGAGCGAAAGCTTGAGATTGAGATGGCGAAAGAATCGTTGAATATCGGTACGCGACCAAGGCGCATATTCGATACCAATGTAGGTGAGCGATTCTGCGGAAGAAGATGGTGATAGGAATTGTTCCAAGGTTACCGCAAAATTGAGGCCGCTGCCGAATCCGATCTCGGCGATGGCAAGGTATGGGCGCGTGCTGAATAAATCCGGCGTGCCCGTTGCATTGAGAAAAACGTATTGAGCTTCTCCTACCGGATCGTCAGAGTGATAACGGTCGCCGTGGCGAACGGAGAACGGGACGCCGTTGGCCCCCCAATGAATCTCCGGCGTTTGCAGAACTGCCCATTGCATGGCGTTATCAAAATTGTGGACATGGCGTGATGACAACAGTTTATACAAACCGGCACCGAATGAACATTTGGATAGATGAGAATATTCCGTTTGCCGAAGAAATTTTTGGTGATTTCGGCCGTCTGACATTTTTTGACGGGCGACATTTTCCCATCGATACGGCAAAGGAGTCGGGGATAGAGGTGTTAATTACGCGCTCAGTGACGCCCGTGACGGCACAAATTGCTGACATCGGTTCGCTTCGGTTTGTTGGTTCGGCAACCATCGGTACGGATCACGTTGATGTCTCGGCACTACAAAAACGTGGCGTGGCATTTGTACACGCTCCCGGTGCTAATGCACAATCGGTGGCTGAATATGTGCTGTGTGCAATGGCCGAGCTTCATTATCTGAAGACCATTATCGAAAACGATCAAAAGGTTGGTGTCGTTGGTTATGGTCAGGTGGGACGGCGGGTGACAACGCTCCTCTCTCGGCTTGGCGCTCGAGTTCTGGTCTTTGACCCCTTTGTTGATGTGCCACACAGGCAAAACGTGGCACAGAGTGATTCGATTGACGAGATAATGACGCTGCCCGTCGTCACGGTACATGTTCCGCTGACTCACAGTGGTCCGCATCCGACCGTTGCGATGCTCGATGAGAAAAAGCTATCGAAATTGCCCGAAAATGCTTTGTTTATTAATACGTCACGCGGTGGCACGATGCGCGCAGCGGATCTCATTAAGGCGGTGAACCAAGATAACGCTCGGGCCTGGATCTTGGATGTCTGGCCAAATGAGCCATCTGTGCCTTTGGCCTTGCTTGAGTGGATGAAGACACACCGGGAGCGCGCCATTGGCACACCGCATATTGCGGGCCACTCGGTTGATGGGAAAGTTGGCGGAGCGCTCATGGTAGCGCGCCAGTTAGCACAGTTTCTGAAAAAATCATGGCAGCCACCTGCGCTCCCTTTGGCCGAGCCGATGAACATTGTTGTCGACGATCAAAAATCGCCCTATGAGATGCTTGAAACTGTGCTTACAACTGTGTATCCCATCCGGCAACAATCAGATGCGTTCGTCTCATGTGGTGCGTCCGTTCAAGAACAATTTGATCAACTGCGTCGGGCTATTGCACCGAGGCGTGAATTTCGTTTTCATCACGTCACGACGAAGCACGGCCAGTTAAAGCAGTGGCTGAAAGCATTGGGATTTCAAGTCACCGGATAGGAAAGTTGGGCAGAACGATTCGTTTGGCGTAAGAACATTTGCGTTATTGTTTGGTCCGCACTAGCATGTTGGCACTTTGTCAACTCCAACGATTGGGGTGAAAAATGTCTGGTCAAACACTATACGACAAGTTGTGGCAAGACCATGTGGTCATGCAAGGAAAAGACGGGATGGATCTCATCTATATCGATAGACATCTTTTGCACGAGGTGACATCGCCGCAGGCTTTTGAGGGGTTGCGTCAAGCTGGTCGTTCACCTTGGCGAAGAAACGCGAACTTGGCCGTACCAGACCACAATGTGCCGACGACCAATCGTTCGGCCGGTATTTCAGACCCCATTTCCCGCATCCAAGTCCAGGCACTTGATGAAAACTGTCGAGCCTTCGACATTACGGAATTTACTTTAGATGATATTCGACAGGGTATTGTCCATGTCATTGGCCCTGAAAATGGCGCGACTTTGCCCGGCATGACCATTGTTTGTGGCGATTCCCATACAGCCACGCATGGCGCCTTTGCCGCATTAGCGCATGGGATAGGCACGAGTGAAGTAGAGCATGTGCTTGCCACGCAATGTTTGTGGCAAAAGAAAATGGCGAATATGCGGGTTGTCGTAGATGGGGCTCTGCCTAAAGGCGTATCCGCTAAAGACATCGTGTTGTACATCATCGGTGTCATCGGGACAGCAGGGGGGACTGGACATGCCATTGAATTTGCAGGGAGCACAATTCAAAGTCTTTCTATGGAAGGACGGATGACCATTTGCAACATGGCGATTGAAGCTGGCGCGCGTGTCGGGCTGGTTGGTGTTGACGACAAAACAATTGACTACCTTTACGGTAAACCGTTTGCGCCGGAAGGCGAACAGTGGGATGCCGCTGTGGCTGATTGGCGTCAGCTTGTTTCGGATCCGGATGCCGTATTTGACAAAGAAGTTCGCATTGATGCCTCCAGTATTACGCCAATGGTCACTTGGGGGACATCGCCAGAAATGGTGGTGAGCATTGACGATGTGGTGCCTAATCCCGACCAGGAAGCCGATCCGGTCAAAGCGAAAGGCATGCGGCGTGCATTGGAATATATGGGGCTGCGGCCGGGAACACCGATGCAGGAAATATCGGTGGATAAAGTTTTCATTGGATCGTGTACGAATTCACGCATTGAAGATTTGCGAGAAGCGGCAGCAGTGATTCGCGGTCGAAAGAAAGCGGATTCTGTTAAACAGGTTTTGGTTGTGCCTGGTTCCGGTTTGGTGAAACGTCAAGCAGAAGCAGAGGGATTGGACAAAATTTTTAAGGAAGCCGGGTTTGAATGGCGTGAGCCGGGTTGCTCGATGTGTTTGGCGATGAATGCCGACCGCCTGGAACCGGGTGAGCGTTGTGCTTCAACTTCCAATCGCAATTTTGAGGGACGCCAAGGGCAAGGGGGGCGCACGCATCTGGTGAGTCCAGCCATGGCGGCGGCCGCTGCCATAGCAGGTCATTTTGTTGATGTGCGCAAATTTATGGAGGAAGCATGATGGAAGCATTTACAATTCATACCGGCATCGTGGCACCCTTGGATCGGCCAAATGTCGACACAGATGCCATCATTCCAAAACAATTTCTCAAATCCATCAAAAGAACAGGATTTGGTCCCTACTTGTTCGATGAATGGCGTTATCTTGATCATGGCGAACCGGGAATGGATTGCAGTCAACGACCATTGAACCCGGATTTTGTGTTGAATCAACCCCGTTACCAGGGGGCCACGATTTTGTTGGCGCGGGACAATTTCGGTTGTGGTTCGAGTCGGGAGCATGCGCCATGGGCCCTGCTAGATTATGGTTTTCGGGTGATTATCGCGCCAAGCTTCGCTGACATTTTTTATAACAATTGTTTTAAGAATGGTATTTTGCCAATTATTCTACCCTCCGAGACTGTCGATGCCCTGTTCAAGGAAGTGGCAGCCCAACCGGGGTACAAATTGCGCGTTGATCTGCAAGCACAGAAGATCCATAAACCGGACGGCGACGTGATTGACTTTGATATTGATCCTTCTCGTAAACGCAACTTATTGCTTGGTTTGGATGAAATCGGTGAAACACTGCAACATGCCGACAAAATCCGTGCTTATGAGGAGAAACGGATGCGCGCCAAACCATGGTTGTTTAAAGAATTAGGATGAGGATATAGGTATGACAAAGAAAGTTCTGGTACTTCCAGGGGACGGCATTGGTCCTGAGATCGTGGCGGAAGCCGTCAAAGTGTTGAAATATCTACAGGGTGAAGGTCTAGACATTGAACTGACGGAGCTTCTGGTTGGTGGTGCCGCCTATGATGCATTTGGAAAACCTTTGCCCGAGGAAACATTGGTGGCAGCCAAGGAAGCCGATGCTATTTTGCTTGGTGCCGTTGGCGGGCCAAAATGGGAACCATTACCTATCTCTGTCCGACCAGAAAAAGCACTGCTTGGATTGCGGTCAGAACTCGGCTTGTTCGCTAACCTCCGGCCGGCCGTGCTGTATCCACAATTAGCACACGCTTCTTCATTAAAGCCAGAATTGGTGTCTGACCTGGATATCCTCATTGTTCGAGAATTGACTGGTGGTATTTATTTTGGCAAGCCTCGCGGTATTGAAACTGTTAATGGTGAGCGGCGAGGCGTTAATACCTATGTGTATACCGAATCGGAAATTCGTCGCATTGCCCATGTTGCATTTCAGGCGGCTCAAAAGCGAAATAAGCGCCTATGCTCGGTGGACAAAGCCAATGTATTGGAAGTCACAGAACTTTGGCGGGAAGTCATGACAGAGGTCGGTCGGTCGTATCCGGACGTATCGCTGACTCATATGTACGTTGATAACGCTGCGATGCAGTTGATTCGGCAGCCCAAACAATTTGACGTGATTGTCACTGGTAATATGTTTGGCGACATTTTGAGTGATGCAGCTGCGATGCTCACCGGCTCAATCGGCATGTTGCCTTCGGCGTCACTCGATCAAAACAATAAAGGGATGTATGAACCAATTCATGGCTCCGCACCGGACATCGCCGGGAAGAATGTTGCCAACCCACTGGCCACTATTTTGTCGGTGGCGATGATGCTGCGCTATTCACTGGATGCGCCAACTGAGGCTGAGCGAATTGAGCGGGCGGTTCGTGATGTTTTGACGCAGGGCTTGCGTACCCCCGACATTTGGACCGAAGGCACCGAGAAAGTGTCGACCAGCGAAATGGGTGAGGCGGTCGTTCAAGCATTGAAAGCACAGTAGAGGACGATGATGTCAGGAAAAAACGGGTTGCATGTTGCGGTCGTTGGTGCCACCGGGCTTGTGGGTGAGCTGATGCTGGAGCTTTTGTACGAACGTCAGTTTCCGGCTGCTCAGGTGACCGCATTGGCGAGCCAACGCAGTCAAGGGAAAACGGTCACTTACGGGGCCCAAGAACTTGATGTCCAGGCACTTGCAGATTTCGATTTTCGCGGCGTGGACATTGCGCTTTTTTCAGCGGGTGGCGACATTTCCAAAGAGTTTGCCCCCAAGGCTATGGCGGCTGGCGCTATCGTCATCGACAACACCTCGGCGTTTCGATACGAGCCAAATATTCCCTTGGTGATCCCTGAGGTCAATCCAGAAGCTTTGGCAAGCGTGAAACCGGGCGGTGCGATTATTGCCAATCCAAATTGCTCCACCATTCAGATGTTGCTTGCAGTCAAGCCAATCTATGACAGGTACGGCGTACACTCTATTGACGTGGCCACCTATCAAAGTGTCTCTGGAATGGGGCGTCGCGCCGTGGAAGGCTTGGCTCGGCAATGTGCTTTGCTATTAAACGGGCGGCCAATCGAAGAGGATGTGTTTGGTCGGCAGATGGCCTTCAATGTTGTCCCGCACATTGATGAAATGCTTGACAATGGTTACTCGCGGGAAGAAATGAAAATGGTGTGGGAAACCCGCAAAATACTGAATGATCCATCCATTGAGGTCAATCCCACTGCGGTGCGAGTTCCGGTTTTTTTTGGTCACAGCGAAGCCGTGCATATTCGAACAGAAGAGCCAGTTTCGGTTGACGACGTGAGATCGTTATTGGCGGATGCGCCTGGTGTGGAGGTGGTCGATGCGCTCGGTGGGCGGCAATACGCGACCGCAGTCGAACATGCGTCTGGCAAAGACCCCGTGTTTGTGAGCCGTATACGCCCCGGTGTTGATGATCCTTATCGTATTAATTTGTGGGTGGTGGCTGATAATGTTCGAAAAGGTGCGGCACTTAACAGTATTCAAATCGCGGAGCTATTGGTGAAAACAGTTTTGTGAGCTATAGTTACGGCATATACTTGCGAAGGGGCCTGAGCAATTTGGTGCAACTGTCTGGACGATTAAAGAATTTCATCAAGGCATTGGGTCCCAATGACTATCACAAAAAAAGGGATGTCGGTATGAGTCGGAAGTTAACGCCCTGGTTTATACTTGGATTTATTTTGGGTCTGCAGTCAGCAGCTTGGGCGCTCGGCCTGGGTGATATCCAGCTGATGTCAAAGCTTAATGAGCCTTTGCGAGCACGGATACCGATGGTTTCGGTGGGCGATCTGAATCAGGAGCAGATTCTGGCAAAGATCGCGTCAATGGAAGATTTTGAGCGGGCTGGCATTGACTATAACTTTCAGCTAAACCAAATTCAATTCAAGCCGGTGATACGAGATGATGGTTCAGCGTACCTCGAGCTCACAACTAAAACGCCGCTCAAGGAGCCGTTACTCGATCTTCTAGTCGATGTCAGTTGGCCGACGGGGCGCATTCAACGTGAATACGCCATTCTACTGGATCCGCCTACGTTTTCCGAGCAGCCGGCAGCCCAAGTAGAAATGCCGCCTGGCCAGATTACAAACACAACGTATTCATCAAGTGTGACAGCATCATCTTGGCGCGGAGAAACGAGCGCAGAATATGGCCCGGTGAACCGAAATGACACCCTATGGAAAATTGCCAAAAGGGTGCGGCCGTCCTCACGCGTAAGCATTCACCAAACCATGGTGGCGCTATATCACGCGAACCCGGATGCTTTTGCGGGCGATAACATGAATAACTTGCTGACAGGTAAAGTGCTCAAGGTGCCTTCAGCATCCGACATCGCCGCCATTGATCAGCAAACGGCACTCATGGAGATAGTTCGTCATAACCAGGCGTGGGCAAAAGCGGGGCACGCAAGACCGGCTTCGCGTCCGATTGGGGGGGTGGATGTCGGGCAGTATGCTGCTCAAACGCGACAACCTCACGCTGAAGCGCGTCTCAAGCTGGATGCGCCGAATGATAAAGATGGCGCAGCTTTGGCAGAGACTGAGGAAGCACTGGCGACACTGAAAGCGGAAAATGAGTCGCTGAAGGCGCAGATTGAGAAAGCGAATGCGCGTTTGGAGAAACTTGAAAAGCTTTTGGCACTTAAAGATCAAGAGTTAGCGCAGCTGACGGCTGAGCGGGCAGAACAGTCCTCAGACGAATCGACAACAAGGCAGGAGACAGCTGCCTCGGACAATACGAAGTCGCCAACTGGCAGCGATTTGTCTTCAAACTTAACAGCTTCAGAATCAGAGCCGAGCGACGCATTCACTGAACAATTGCCTGAAAAGCCGGTTGCTGCTGAAGCGAAGTCAAATGACCAACCTTCTGAAAGCACGCCATCAAGCGCAAAGCAGAAGACCACGGTTTCACCGCAAACAACCCCATCGGAGGATTGGACGCAAGTATTCACCCAGTATTGGGCGTTGTGGTTGGGTGTTGTCGCAGTGGTGATCATCGCCGTTTTCGGCATCCTTCTGATGCGTCGGCGAGCCGCGGAAGATGCCTTGTCTGCTTCGCAGTCAATTACCAGTGATGAGCATCATACCGATGATATCACTGATGACGTCGATGAAGCGCTTGACACATTGTCTGCTGATGATTTGTTGGCATCCGAGGAAACGGACTATATTCCGGAAG containing:
- a CDS encoding anti-sigma factor antagonist; this translates as MSIETIRDGDTLTIKIVGRFDFSVHQSFRLAYEDVRPEPARYVLDLKETNYLDSSALGMLLLLRDYAGGDAADITLLNPNEEVQKILKISNFEKLFKIA
- the leuB gene encoding 3-isopropylmalate dehydrogenase; the protein is MTKKVLVLPGDGIGPEIVAEAVKVLKYLQGEGLDIELTELLVGGAAYDAFGKPLPEETLVAAKEADAILLGAVGGPKWEPLPISVRPEKALLGLRSELGLFANLRPAVLYPQLAHASSLKPELVSDLDILIVRELTGGIYFGKPRGIETVNGERRGVNTYVYTESEIRRIAHVAFQAAQKRNKRLCSVDKANVLEVTELWREVMTEVGRSYPDVSLTHMYVDNAAMQLIRQPKQFDVIVTGNMFGDILSDAAAMLTGSIGMLPSASLDQNNKGMYEPIHGSAPDIAGKNVANPLATILSVAMMLRYSLDAPTEAERIERAVRDVLTQGLRTPDIWTEGTEKVSTSEMGEAVVQALKAQ
- a CDS encoding Hpt domain-containing protein gives rise to the protein MSIPGDIVDLEALQELSTLLEDEFLALLSAYRTDALQHIDGMKAALVEREATKLRNHAHSLKGSSANVYARSLAACCETLEHDALAGNLDQAASQIQEIEQKLHTVLDVFKNNGWL
- a CDS encoding FAD-dependent oxidoreductase, which gives rise to MLVARLSTPVVHEQKCHPPPLKHIAVVGNGIAGTLVAHELTSAGHSVTHFGPKHRAICASANPAGLVVPRLERTWSLNMLWHIHSFAYAATYYSELPDNLAILTRLPYQQQRRPLDEGTLTKMFLDPQWLSIDERMPNRLWFERAWRIFPKTLLEWLQARLRKHPNYEYHVKNVPPKGLSSLASQFDAVVLCVGAAAKQFAPHVAWQAVRGQIDVFSSDRPISVPAMCQDNGYFISLTNNNKVDERYTLLSGATFDPKHSHPWSNPNDSQLNRQRLAKALGCRPEALCWEMSRASVRMMARGRLPALIRLYEPAKDDVWLIGGLGSHGLMFAPLLARIVRHEFQNFPYPLPFDLLQRTLKIVTKATHCS
- a CDS encoding response regulator gives rise to the protein MAKQPLILVADDSNSERILLAALLRRQSYQVIEAADGLEAVRLFKKHPVDIVLLDAIMPTMDGFTAAEQIKQLAGKEERFVPVVFVTSLSDTESLVKCLEVGGDDFLVKPYNQIILRAKIEAFMRMQELYRTVKVQKNRIQQMRDALLEEQRQARKIFDNIAHRGCLSSKTIRFNLSPLSIFNGDVLLTALKPQGGMHVFMGDFTGHGLPAAMGALPVSQIFYGMTQKGFALEEILREINVRLRQILPTEFFCCAVAVDLDFSEQAARIWNGGLPPALHYSVGKEAGRVAQIQSQHLPLGILDNDKFSPDMQIIHFSRADRLLIFSDGVIESSNDDNEFYGLERLITLVRESAPSDNVVKALKKDLEHHVKKAGYSDDVSFIELLGESPVDVHEYDSASQSGIVEPVAWDATYTFYHTAVQAIDPLPFVLQPLMEVAGLQKLRGRIYSVLSEMYNNALEHGLLALSSELKRSAAGFTQYYNEKSKRLKQLDGSHKITVDVKLRAEGTRGELVLSVRDTGPGFDVANTLSQLDQLGYSGRGLALLNQLCDEVEFNDSGRCTAVTMRWH
- a CDS encoding aspartate-semialdehyde dehydrogenase, with the protein product MSGKNGLHVAVVGATGLVGELMLELLYERQFPAAQVTALASQRSQGKTVTYGAQELDVQALADFDFRGVDIALFSAGGDISKEFAPKAMAAGAIVIDNTSAFRYEPNIPLVIPEVNPEALASVKPGGAIIANPNCSTIQMLLAVKPIYDRYGVHSIDVATYQSVSGMGRRAVEGLARQCALLLNGRPIEEDVFGRQMAFNVVPHIDEMLDNGYSREEMKMVWETRKILNDPSIEVNPTAVRVPVFFGHSEAVHIRTEEPVSVDDVRSLLADAPGVEVVDALGGRQYATAVEHASGKDPVFVSRIRPGVDDPYRINLWVVADNVRKGAALNSIQIAELLVKTVL
- the leuC gene encoding 3-isopropylmalate dehydratase large subunit, which encodes MSGQTLYDKLWQDHVVMQGKDGMDLIYIDRHLLHEVTSPQAFEGLRQAGRSPWRRNANLAVPDHNVPTTNRSAGISDPISRIQVQALDENCRAFDITEFTLDDIRQGIVHVIGPENGATLPGMTIVCGDSHTATHGAFAALAHGIGTSEVEHVLATQCLWQKKMANMRVVVDGALPKGVSAKDIVLYIIGVIGTAGGTGHAIEFAGSTIQSLSMEGRMTICNMAIEAGARVGLVGVDDKTIDYLYGKPFAPEGEQWDAAVADWRQLVSDPDAVFDKEVRIDASSITPMVTWGTSPEMVVSIDDVVPNPDQEADPVKAKGMRRALEYMGLRPGTPMQEISVDKVFIGSCTNSRIEDLREAAAVIRGRKKADSVKQVLVVPGSGLVKRQAEAEGLDKIFKEAGFEWREPGCSMCLAMNADRLEPGERCASTSNRNFEGRQGQGGRTHLVSPAMAAAAAIAGHFVDVRKFMEEA
- a CDS encoding 4-phosphoerythronate dehydrogenase, whose protein sequence is MTTVYTNRHRMNIWIDENIPFAEEIFGDFGRLTFFDGRHFPIDTAKESGIEVLITRSVTPVTAQIADIGSLRFVGSATIGTDHVDVSALQKRGVAFVHAPGANAQSVAEYVLCAMAELHYLKTIIENDQKVGVVGYGQVGRRVTTLLSRLGARVLVFDPFVDVPHRQNVAQSDSIDEIMTLPVVTVHVPLTHSGPHPTVAMLDEKKLSKLPENALFINTSRGGTMRAADLIKAVNQDNARAWILDVWPNEPSVPLALLEWMKTHRERAIGTPHIAGHSVDGKVGGALMVARQLAQFLKKSWQPPALPLAEPMNIVVDDQKSPYEMLETVLTTVYPIRQQSDAFVSCGASVQEQFDQLRRAIAPRREFRFHHVTTKHGQLKQWLKALGFQVTG
- the leuD gene encoding 3-isopropylmalate dehydratase small subunit codes for the protein MEAFTIHTGIVAPLDRPNVDTDAIIPKQFLKSIKRTGFGPYLFDEWRYLDHGEPGMDCSQRPLNPDFVLNQPRYQGATILLARDNFGCGSSREHAPWALLDYGFRVIIAPSFADIFYNNCFKNGILPIILPSETVDALFKEVAAQPGYKLRVDLQAQKIHKPDGDVIDFDIDPSRKRNLLLGLDEIGETLQHADKIRAYEEKRMRAKPWLFKELG
- the fliJ gene encoding flagellar export protein FliJ, with amino-acid sequence MTKEKKRSERLNSVGKIASDKEQKALSSLVELKKALQQAEAKLKTLRQYHFQYSNSVAKPSNALLSAGLLVEHHRFLVNLEKSITTQEQQIMALKQKVEEAQAVYTQRKVERRAVEKAQERLLVKAEAKMRRDEQKMQDELSQKSTNQSLFRKLLS